A genomic segment from Nematostella vectensis chromosome 6, jaNemVect1.1, whole genome shotgun sequence encodes:
- the LOC5515032 gene encoding suppressor protein SRP40 — translation MASAPSSVTATVSALDTKSRRLVDQIVDHFKRQGNFDELRRDCLDELDKMESFRQLNQRVESYVATFLSKQDWSDSLPKNQVRNSLRKHVNESDALKTGVDRLVSQALERKRKSFQMRIEGVVQNYIFTEKQKERQARWKARCDQNQSKQEPEKTDTKTMSTISSITDIISQIPGMQESPASTTEESSPKPSSSNSSSVVSKLSTTSTYVQAKAETKSETLSHHEQNKSSSSLTKQSPGLVRSLKGKRLAHKPSASASPGTQSPSDQKEKVISSSGDFGSKVKQLGSKVISRSASTESAPEKDFKSTKDSPVPLQVIEKAEPRAKDEESKAHVETLKGNELHRPPSLNTDLSSKSALVTEPDSQESDLEATATVSSINTEPHKTSKHSNKQDFKETLPDLAISRKEKHEKKATQMELDGEKEEVGKRANIISDESQPCGVIPEDKQDSDDDSDISDVSSVHTSDLSSFDEDLSSESDNESTPGAKEESMPQDRSKPRTNKTDDIKKQAHGEMNKVSKHATEPSGDSDSLKRRRGRPRKEEKTAGDNKREQMRQPRSRKREDSAGDNNGQRIRSKRMIKRKRCYSPSSESTREVRLPSKHTRTGSWD, via the exons ATGGCGTCTGCACCTTCCAGTGTGACGGCCACAGTGTCGGCTCTGGACACCAAATCTCGACGCTTAGTCGACCAAATCGTAGACCATTTCAAGAGGCAGGGGAACTTTGATGAACTTAGAAGAGATTGTCTCGATGAGTTGGATAAAATG GAATCTTTTCGACAACTGAATCAACGTGTTGAAAGCTATGTAGCGACTTTTCTTTCAAAGCAAGATTGGTCTGATTCTCTCCCCAAGAACCAAGTTAGGAACAGTCTGAGGAAACATGTAAATGA ATCTGATGCCTTAAAGACAGGAGTGGATAGACTTGTCTCACAAGCACTCGAAAGGAAACGTAAATCATTCCAGATGAGAATTGAAGGTGTTGTTCAGAACTACATCTTTACTGAGAAACAAAAAGAGAGGCAGGCTCGCTGGAAAGCAAGATGTGACCAGAATCAAAGTAAACAAGAACCAGAGAAGACTGATACTAAGACAATGTCTACAATTTCATCAATTACAGACATTATAAGTCAAATACCAGGTATGCAGGAATCTCCAGCAAGTACCACAGAGGAGAGCTCACCCAAACCAAGCTCTTCAAATTCTTCCTCAGTTGTATCTAAACTTAGCACCACATCAACATATGTTCAAGCTAAAGCAGAAACCAAGAGTGAAACATTAAGCCATCATGAGCAAAATAAGTCAAGCAGTAGCTTAACAAAACAAAGCCCAGGTCTTGTAAGGTCACTGAAAGGAAAGCGTCTAGCTCATAAGCCTAGTGCATCGGCCTCCCCTGGTACCCAAAGTCCTTCAGACCAAAAAGAAAAGGTGATAAGTAGTTCAGGAGATTTTGGATCAAAAGTAAAGCAGCTTGGGTCAAAAGTGATCTCAAGGAGTGCAAGTACTGAATCTGCACCTGAGAAGGATTTCAAGTCCACAAAAGATTCTCCTGTTCCACTACAAGTAATTGAGAAAGCTGAACCAAGGGCAAAAGATGAAGAATCTAAAGCACATGTAGAAACACTAAAGGGTAATGAACTGCACAGACCACCTTCTCTTAATACAGATCTCTCTTCTAAAAGTGCCTTAGTCACAGAACCCGACAGCCAGGAAAGTGATTTGgaagcaacagcaacagtctCAAGTATAAACACTGAGCCACATAAAACCTCAAAACATTCAAATAAACAAGATTTTAAAGAAACGCTGCCTGACTTGGCCATTTCTAGGAAGGAAAAGCACGAAAAGAAAGCTACTCAGATGGAATTAGATGGTGAAAAGGAAGAAGTTGGAAAGAGGGCAAACATCATTTCTGATGAGAGCCAACCATGTGGAGTTATCCCCGAGGACAAACAAGACTCAGATGACGACTCTGATATATCGGATGTGAGTTCCGTTCACACAAGCGACCTGTCATCATTTGATGAAGATTTAAGCTCTGAATCTGACAATGAGTCAACTCCTGGGGCAAAAGAGGAATCTATGCCACAAGACAGAAGCAAACCTAGGACAAACAAAACCGATGACATTAAAAAACAAGCACATGGGGAAATGAATAAAGTGTCTAAACATGCAACTGAACCGTCTGGAGATAGTGATTCTTTGAAACGCAGACGTGGTCGGCCCCGTAAGGAAGAGAAGACTGCTGGTGACAATAAAAGAGAGCAGATGCGACAGCCACGGTCAAGGAAGAGGGAAGATAGTGCTGGTGACAACAATGGGCAGCGGATTCGGTCAAAACGAATGATTAAAAGAAAGAGGTGCTACTCTCCTAGCAGTGAGAGTACCAGGGAGGTCCGTCTTCCCTCTAAACACACTCGCACTGGCTCTTGGGACTAG